The DNA segment ACCCCAACCGTTGTGATTAGAGCGCCCCAAACCATCGGTGCTTTCGCGCCTACCTTTTGCAAAATTTTCTCTCCGACACGAATCATCGCAAGAACAGCTACTAGGTAACCAATGGATAACATGCCGGATTGGAATGCAGTGAATCCACGACCTACCTGAACATACGTATTCGCAACAACAAGTGTTCCGGCAATGGCGTTCAATAGGAAGTTCGAGAAGGTTGCCCCAGCGTATGGTTTATTTTTAAACAAAGAGAAATCAATGAGTGCAATATCTTTCTTTTTCTCCACTTTGAAGAAGACAACTGCTGAAACAACAGTTACGATTGCAAGGATAATGGAGATTGGGCTTGTCCAGCCCAGGTCTGCGCCGAACGTGATGAATACGTTTAATGCGACCATAGTAATCGCAAAGATCACTAGTCCACTGTAATCAAATTTGAATTTACCTGTTCCTTCAGCCTTGCTCTCTGGTGTATCTTTAATTAGCCACATTCCAAGCAGAGCAAAAATCACGGAGAAGATAAAGATCCACTTCCAGCCCATATAGGTTGCAATGGCACCACCCGCGAAAGAACATACACCAGAACCGCCCCAAGATCCAATGGACCAATAACTAAGTGCGCGTTGCCTTTCTTTCCCATCGAAGTAAGCCTTCATTAAGGCAATCGTTGCTGGCATAATACAAGCAGCAGAAAGTCCTTGAATGACACGCCCAACAATTAACAATGTGGCTCCTTGCGCGAATATCAGACATAAGGAACCGATAATA comes from the Paenibacillus lentus genome and includes:
- a CDS encoding MFS transporter, whose amino-acid sequence is MDNYKGTNKLITGIVFGVITFWLFAQAMVNVVPAVQSDLGVSYGTLNIAISLTALFSGMFIVAAGGIADKIGRKKITYLGLILSIIGSLCLIFAQGATLLIVGRVIQGLSAACIMPATIALMKAYFDGKERQRALSYWSIGSWGGSGVCSFAGGAIATYMGWKWIFIFSVIFALLGMWLIKDTPESKAEGTGKFKFDYSGLVIFAITMVALNVFITFGADLGWTSPISIILAIVTVVSAVVFFKVEKKKDIALIDFSLFKNKPYAGATFSNFLLNAIAGTLVVANTYVQVGRGFTAFQSGMLSIGYLVAVLAMIRVGEKILQKVGAKAPMVWGALITTVGVAMMGLTFLPGFTYTVVVFIGFALFGLGLGIYATPSTDTSVSNAPANKVGEAAGVYKMASSLGSAIGVAISATVYSSVAAVGSVESAASIGIVVNVIFGILSILSIMFMVPKNAGKSSEASSKKAVHKQPAKSAS